From Synechococcus sp. A10-1-5-1, a single genomic window includes:
- the gatA gene encoding Asp-tRNA(Asn)/Glu-tRNA(Gln) amidotransferase subunit GatA, translating to MGIAEWRDQLKSGDVSARELTDHHLSRIEAVEPSVNAYTEVTAERARADADRIDALRTSGAELPPLAGVPLAIKDNLCTRGIRTTCSSRMLENFVPPYESTVTERLWGAGAVLLGKTNLDEFAMGSSTETSVFGPSRNPWNSEKVPGGSSGGSAAAVAAGECVGALGSDTGGSIRQPASFCGVVGLKPTYGRVSRYGLVAFASSLDQVGPFANSVSDAAELLQVIAGEDPRDSTCLKAPVPDYRAALTQPVAGLRVGIVRECFEAEGLHPEVKASVMAAAAQLEALGCDLVDVSCPRFNDGIATYYVIAPSEASANLARYDGVKYGYRAEEAGSLAEMTSRSRAEGFGDEVKRRILIGTYALSAGYVDAYYKKAQQVRTLIRRDFDAAFGQVDVLLTPTSPTTAFGFGAHAEDPLAMYLADLLTIPANMAGLPAISLPCGFDGSGLPIGVQLITGVLQEERLLQVAYHYEQAARVMEKRPQASLVP from the coding sequence ATGGGTATCGCCGAGTGGCGCGACCAGCTCAAGAGTGGCGATGTCTCCGCGCGCGAGCTCACCGACCATCACCTCAGCCGGATTGAGGCGGTCGAACCCAGCGTCAACGCTTACACCGAGGTCACCGCAGAGCGGGCGCGGGCCGATGCCGACCGCATTGACGCCCTGAGGACCTCCGGAGCCGAGCTGCCCCCGTTGGCCGGTGTCCCGCTTGCAATCAAGGACAACCTCTGCACCCGGGGGATCCGTACGACCTGCTCCAGTCGGATGCTGGAGAACTTTGTTCCCCCCTACGAATCCACGGTGACCGAGCGCCTGTGGGGCGCGGGCGCGGTCTTGCTTGGCAAGACCAATCTCGATGAGTTCGCCATGGGCAGCTCCACCGAGACCTCGGTGTTCGGCCCTAGCCGTAACCCCTGGAACTCCGAGAAGGTTCCAGGGGGAAGCTCCGGTGGCAGTGCCGCTGCTGTTGCGGCCGGCGAGTGCGTGGGTGCTCTGGGTTCGGATACCGGTGGCTCCATTCGCCAGCCCGCCTCGTTCTGCGGCGTCGTCGGCTTGAAGCCCACCTATGGGCGCGTCAGCCGCTACGGCTTGGTTGCTTTCGCAAGCTCCCTGGATCAGGTGGGCCCCTTCGCCAACAGCGTCTCTGATGCGGCTGAGCTGCTTCAGGTCATTGCTGGTGAGGATCCTCGGGATTCCACCTGCTTGAAGGCACCTGTGCCCGACTATCGGGCTGCCTTGACCCAGCCCGTAGCCGGGTTGCGGGTCGGGATCGTGCGGGAGTGCTTTGAAGCGGAAGGTCTGCATCCTGAGGTCAAGGCCTCGGTGATGGCCGCCGCCGCCCAGCTGGAAGCCCTGGGCTGTGACCTCGTCGATGTCAGTTGCCCTCGCTTCAACGACGGCATTGCGACCTATTACGTGATTGCTCCGTCGGAGGCCTCAGCCAACCTGGCCCGCTACGACGGCGTGAAGTACGGCTATCGCGCAGAAGAGGCCGGCAGCCTGGCGGAAATGACGTCCCGCAGCCGGGCGGAAGGCTTTGGCGATGAGGTGAAGCGTCGAATTTTGATCGGCACCTACGCCCTCTCCGCCGGTTATGTCGATGCCTATTACAAGAAGGCCCAGCAGGTCCGCACCTTGATCCGCCGCGACTTTGACGCGGCCTTTGGCCAGGTCGATGTGCTTCTGACCCCCACCTCTCCAACCACTGCCTTTGGCTTTGGCGCCCATGCTGAAGACCCCCTGGCGATGTACCTGGCTGATCTGCTGACGATCCCCGCGAACATGGCTGGCTTGCCTGCAATCAGCCTTCCCTGTGGCTTCGATGGTTCGGGCCTGCCGATTGGTGTTCAGCTGATCACCGGCGTGCTCCAAGAGGAGCGCCTCCTGCAGGTGGCTTACCACTACGAGCAGGCCGCTCGCGTCATGGAGAAGCGTCCCCAGGCGTCCCTGGTTCCTTGA
- a CDS encoding ABC transporter ATP-binding protein: MAAIRFGLILRYLRPYRRTVLLGVAALVVVNVLSVTIPLMVRAVIDDLQDGFTYGTVLRMAGIIVVLATLMGGVRLLSRMLVFGVGRQVEAQLKQKIFDHMLRQEPGWVQSTGSGEVISRATSDVENVRRLLGFAVLSLTNTVLAYALTLPAMLAIDPLLSLAAVGLYPLMLITVRLFGGRMMRQQRRQQEALGELSDLIQEDLSGISAIKIYGQERTERDAFERRNKRYRDDALQLARTRSTLFPLLEGISSVSLLFLLALGSGQLESGRLSIGDLVALILYVERLVFPTALLGFTLNTFQTGQVSLERVEELLRRTPRIQSPAAPLPIPRRTGSQAAGIEARGLTLRYPDAERNTLEDVSFSLNPGELVAVVGPVGCGKTTLARALGRMVEVPQGQLYLDGTDITELELERLRQQVALVPQEGYLFTATLADNLRYGDPEADQTRVEQAAEQARLAADVRGFPDRYKTLVGERGITLSGGQRQRTALGRALLVQAPLLVLDDALASVDNNTAAEILSSIRAQQDRTILMISHQLSAAAACDRILVLDEGRLVQQGHHSALLEQPGTYRRLWEREQAEEQLSQVA, encoded by the coding sequence ATGGCGGCGATCCGCTTCGGACTGATCCTGCGCTACCTGCGGCCCTATCGCCGCACGGTGCTTCTGGGCGTCGCCGCGCTCGTGGTCGTCAACGTCCTGAGCGTCACCATTCCGCTGATGGTGCGGGCCGTCATCGACGACCTCCAGGACGGTTTTACCTACGGCACCGTGCTGCGCATGGCCGGGATCATCGTGGTGCTCGCGACCCTGATGGGTGGCGTCCGCCTGCTCTCACGGATGCTGGTCTTTGGGGTGGGCCGGCAGGTCGAGGCCCAACTGAAGCAAAAGATCTTTGACCACATGCTCCGCCAGGAGCCCGGTTGGGTCCAGAGCACCGGTAGTGGCGAAGTCATCAGCCGGGCCACCAGCGACGTTGAGAACGTCCGGCGCCTTCTGGGTTTTGCCGTCCTGAGCCTGACGAACACAGTCCTCGCCTATGCCCTGACCCTGCCGGCGATGCTCGCCATCGACCCGCTCTTGAGTCTGGCCGCGGTGGGGCTCTACCCCTTGATGCTGATCACTGTTCGCCTATTCGGCGGCCGGATGATGCGCCAGCAACGCCGGCAGCAGGAAGCCCTAGGGGAATTAAGCGATCTGATCCAAGAGGACCTCTCGGGCATCAGCGCCATCAAGATCTATGGCCAGGAACGCACGGAGCGGGACGCCTTCGAGAGGCGTAACAAGCGCTATCGCGACGACGCCCTGCAATTAGCCCGGACCCGAAGCACACTTTTCCCGCTGCTGGAAGGCATTTCCTCGGTCAGCCTGCTGTTTCTGCTGGCCCTCGGCAGCGGACAGCTTGAAAGCGGCCGACTCTCCATCGGCGACCTTGTGGCCTTGATTCTTTATGTCGAGCGCCTGGTCTTTCCCACCGCCCTCCTTGGCTTCACCCTCAACACCTTTCAAACCGGTCAGGTGAGCCTGGAGAGGGTTGAAGAGCTGTTGCGGCGCACACCGCGTATCCAATCCCCCGCCGCTCCACTCCCGATTCCCAGACGGACCGGCAGCCAAGCGGCAGGAATCGAAGCGCGAGGTCTGACCTTGCGCTATCCGGATGCAGAGCGAAACACCCTCGAGGACGTCAGCTTCAGCCTGAACCCCGGTGAACTCGTGGCCGTCGTCGGGCCCGTGGGATGCGGCAAAACAACCCTGGCCAGGGCGCTGGGCCGGATGGTGGAGGTCCCCCAGGGGCAGCTTTACCTCGACGGGACCGACATCACAGAGCTGGAGCTCGAGCGGCTGCGCCAACAGGTCGCCCTGGTGCCCCAGGAGGGGTATTTGTTCACCGCCACCCTGGCTGACAACCTCCGCTATGGAGACCCTGAAGCCGATCAAACACGGGTGGAGCAAGCCGCCGAGCAGGCCCGGCTTGCCGCTGATGTACGGGGGTTCCCGGATCGCTACAAGACCCTGGTGGGAGAGCGCGGCATCACCTTGAGTGGTGGTCAGCGCCAACGCACGGCCCTCGGACGAGCCTTGCTCGTTCAGGCTCCGCTGCTGGTTCTCGATGACGCCCTGGCCAGCGTCGATAACAACACCGCCGCAGAGATTCTCAGCTCAATTCGAGCACAACAGGACCGAACGATCTTGATGATCAGCCACCAGCTCTCAGCAGCGGCGGCCTGTGATCGGATCTTGGTGTTGGACGAAGGACGCCTGGTGCAACAGGGTCACCACAGCGCGCTGTTGGAGCAACCTGGCACCTACCGGCGCCTCTGGGAACGTGAACAGGCGGAAGAGCAACTCAGCCAAGTGGCCTGA
- a CDS encoding DUF1816 domain-containing protein has product MTPLLRPLRSIANGFGMAWWARVETRQPDVTYWFGPYIRRSSLEAALPPFLADLRSEGAAEINHALLKTRRAEPLTIEAGG; this is encoded by the coding sequence ATGACCCCCCTTCTTCGGCCTCTGCGCAGCATTGCCAACGGGTTTGGCATGGCTTGGTGGGCCCGGGTCGAAACCAGGCAGCCGGATGTGACCTACTGGTTTGGCCCCTACATCCGGCGCAGCAGCCTGGAGGCCGCCCTTCCTCCTTTCTTGGCTGATCTGCGCAGTGAAGGGGCAGCTGAGATCAACCATGCCCTGCTCAAGACCCGGCGGGCTGAACCCCTGACCATAGAGGCAGGGGGCTGA
- the carA gene encoding glutamine-hydrolyzing carbamoyl-phosphate synthase small subunit: MSSSPTSQPALLVLADGLVLRGEAFGAKATALGEVVFNTGMTGYQEVMTDPSYAGQLVTFTYPELGNTGVNSSDQEADAPHVRGVIARQLAPRESNWRSEGSLDAWLQHHSVVGISGIDTRSLVRHLREGGAMNGAISTDGSTPQQLLEQVRAMPSMAGLNLAKEVSTPEPYSWTSLCPASFDQRLQDNPATPYRVVAIDFGIKRAILERLVAHGCDVTVLPADATPEQVLERQPEGVFLSNGPGDPSAVSSGIALAKALVAHENLPLFGICLGHQILGLALGGTTFKLGYGHRGLNHPCGTTGVVEITSQNHGFALDADSLPADQMEVTHLNLNDRTVAAFAHRQKPIFGVQYHPEASPGPHDADHHFGRFAALMSERRG, translated from the coding sequence ATGAGCAGCTCACCGACTTCTCAACCAGCCCTCCTTGTGTTGGCTGATGGCCTGGTGTTGCGTGGTGAAGCCTTTGGCGCCAAGGCGACCGCCTTGGGCGAGGTGGTGTTTAACACCGGCATGACGGGCTATCAGGAGGTCATGACCGACCCCAGCTACGCCGGACAGTTGGTCACGTTTACCTACCCCGAGCTGGGGAACACCGGGGTGAACAGCAGCGATCAAGAGGCCGATGCCCCCCATGTGCGCGGTGTGATCGCCCGTCAGTTGGCCCCAAGGGAGAGCAACTGGCGCAGTGAAGGGAGCCTGGACGCCTGGTTGCAGCATCACTCTGTCGTCGGTATTTCCGGCATCGACACCCGTTCTCTGGTCCGCCATCTGCGCGAGGGTGGGGCCATGAATGGCGCCATCAGCACCGATGGCAGCACGCCACAGCAATTGTTGGAGCAAGTTCGGGCGATGCCGTCGATGGCGGGCCTGAACCTCGCCAAGGAGGTCTCAACCCCTGAGCCCTACAGCTGGACGTCCCTCTGTCCGGCGAGCTTCGATCAACGTCTGCAGGACAACCCGGCCACCCCTTACAGGGTCGTTGCGATCGATTTCGGGATCAAGCGGGCCATTCTCGAGCGACTCGTAGCCCATGGCTGTGATGTCACGGTCTTGCCAGCTGATGCCACCCCGGAGCAGGTGCTGGAGCGGCAGCCCGAAGGCGTCTTTCTCTCCAACGGTCCTGGTGATCCGTCGGCCGTGTCCAGTGGGATTGCCCTGGCGAAAGCTCTCGTCGCGCACGAGAATCTCCCCCTGTTTGGGATCTGCCTCGGACACCAGATTCTCGGACTGGCCCTGGGCGGAACCACCTTCAAGCTCGGGTACGGCCACCGCGGCCTGAACCACCCCTGCGGCACCACGGGCGTGGTGGAGATCACCAGCCAAAACCATGGCTTTGCTTTGGATGCCGACTCCCTCCCGGCTGATCAGATGGAAGTCACTCACTTGAATTTGAACGACCGTACCGTTGCGGCGTTTGCCCATCGCCAGAAGCCGATCTTCGGGGTTCAGTACCACCCAGAGGCCAGTCCGGGGCCCCACGATGCGGACCACCACTTCGGCCGCTTTGCAGCCTTGATGAGCGAGCGACGCGGCTGA
- a CDS encoding Mini-ribonuclease 3, with amino-acid sequence MIQLQPPGLTGELGPLQLAWLGDAVWELHQRMRRCRQAGRSADLHRAVVADVRADAQAEALDRLQQKGFLLEEELEWVRRGRNKAGRGPRKGEAGVYGKATGFETMVGWLFLQNPSRLAQLLAELEDAD; translated from the coding sequence TTGATCCAGCTCCAACCGCCGGGATTGACCGGGGAGTTGGGTCCACTTCAACTCGCCTGGCTTGGTGATGCCGTCTGGGAGCTGCATCAGCGCATGCGCCGTTGCCGCCAAGCTGGGCGGAGCGCTGATCTGCACCGGGCCGTTGTCGCCGACGTCCGTGCCGATGCTCAAGCTGAAGCCTTGGATCGCCTGCAGCAGAAGGGGTTTCTCCTGGAGGAAGAACTGGAGTGGGTGCGGCGAGGCCGCAATAAGGCGGGCCGGGGGCCCCGCAAAGGCGAGGCCGGTGTTTATGGCAAGGCCACGGGATTTGAGACAATGGTGGGCTGGCTCTTTCTGCAGAACCCCAGCCGCCTTGCACAGCTGCTGGCAGAACTCGAGGACGCCGACTGA
- the trpD gene encoding anthranilate phosphoribosyltransferase: protein MAASQSWSALLDQLLCGESLQGSQAQSLMEGWLSEQLEPVMTGALLAALRAKGVTGEELAAMAEVLRAAAPLPCDRPELPLVDTCGTGGDGANTFNISTAVAFVAAACGAQVAKHGNRSASGKVGSADVLEAVGLNLKAPTHQVVQALNAAGVTFLFAPGWHPALVGLAPLRRALGVRTVFNLLGPLVNPLRPDYQVLGVGAADLLDPMADALARLGCRRAVVVYGHGGLDEASLSGPSELRLIRDARVERQLLDPQSLGLSLAPMEALQGGELEDNARILNAVLQGQGTQAQQDVVALNAALVIWAAGLAESVQAALPQAQAAMVSGSAYARLRSLNQALA from the coding sequence ATGGCAGCCTCCCAGTCCTGGTCAGCTCTTCTCGATCAACTTCTGTGCGGTGAGTCCCTGCAGGGATCCCAGGCTCAGTCCCTGATGGAGGGTTGGCTCTCCGAGCAACTGGAGCCCGTGATGACGGGTGCTCTGCTGGCTGCCCTGCGGGCGAAGGGGGTCACGGGTGAAGAACTGGCGGCCATGGCCGAGGTCTTGCGGGCGGCTGCCCCTCTCCCCTGTGATCGCCCTGAGCTCCCTCTGGTGGATACCTGCGGCACCGGTGGGGATGGGGCCAACACCTTCAACATCTCCACCGCGGTTGCGTTTGTTGCTGCCGCCTGCGGCGCCCAGGTGGCCAAGCATGGAAATCGCAGTGCCAGTGGCAAGGTCGGCTCCGCCGATGTTCTCGAAGCGGTAGGGCTGAACCTCAAGGCTCCGACCCATCAGGTGGTTCAAGCCTTGAACGCCGCTGGAGTGACCTTTTTGTTTGCCCCTGGCTGGCATCCCGCCTTGGTGGGATTGGCGCCGCTTCGTCGGGCCCTAGGGGTACGGACGGTGTTCAACCTGTTGGGTCCCCTGGTCAACCCACTCCGCCCGGACTATCAAGTGCTGGGCGTCGGCGCTGCTGATCTCCTGGATCCCATGGCCGACGCTCTGGCTCGACTGGGATGTCGTCGTGCCGTCGTGGTCTACGGCCATGGCGGCCTGGATGAGGCCTCCCTTTCCGGTCCCAGTGAGTTGCGCCTGATTCGCGATGCTCGGGTGGAGCGCCAGCTGCTGGATCCCCAGTCTCTTGGGCTGAGCCTTGCTCCGATGGAGGCCCTCCAAGGTGGAGAACTCGAGGACAACGCCCGCATCCTTAACGCGGTCCTGCAGGGGCAGGGCACCCAGGCTCAACAGGATGTGGTGGCCCTCAATGCGGCCCTGGTGATTTGGGCGGCTGGCTTGGCTGAGTCCGTCCAGGCGGCCCTGCCACAAGCCCAGGCTGCGATGGTGAGCGGTAGTGCCTACGCAAGGCTGCGCAGCCTCAATCAGGCCCTGGCTTAG
- a CDS encoding DUF3288 family protein produces MDENQQVHPLYATERDLVDRLLATEAPVDADLVELGRLLMRYEGFPGASDLQDDLHKTLRLWGLSLEQLHQRTRAIWAAGYRPGVEAAPQAVGSGFDTSDQDNP; encoded by the coding sequence ATGGACGAGAACCAACAGGTACATCCTCTTTATGCAACCGAACGCGACCTGGTGGACCGGTTGCTAGCCACTGAGGCTCCCGTCGATGCCGATCTGGTGGAGCTCGGCCGCTTGTTGATGCGCTACGAGGGATTTCCCGGCGCCTCTGATCTTCAGGACGATCTGCACAAGACCTTGCGCCTCTGGGGCTTGAGCCTCGAACAGTTGCATCAGCGCACGCGAGCCATCTGGGCTGCCGGATACCGCCCAGGGGTCGAGGCTGCCCCGCAGGCCGTGGGCTCTGGTTTTGATACGTCCGATCAGGACAATCCCTGA
- the rlmB gene encoding 23S rRNA (guanosine(2251)-2'-O)-methyltransferase RlmB has translation MKGRGSDRFRDAGSDSGRDGGRDSGRGRFAGRREDPRGGRKPFSRDRDQAKPIAVEVPVGEAERFNAYPADDLIWGRHAAQAALESGRPVHRIWCTPEMRFQPRFLQLLREAKSGGVLVEEVTWSRLGQLTNGAVHQGIVMQAAAADTLDLGSLIDGCRDLGEPPLLMALDGITDPHNLGAIVRSAEALGAHGLVLPQRRSAGLTGSVAKVAAGALEHLPVARVVNLNRALDSLKNEGYRVIGLAGEGSVALSEADLDGPLVVVTGSEGDGLSMLTRKHCDQLVRIPIRGATPSLNASVATAMVLYEVARRSWMQKISGAAPAPRIVRPQMPTPPPLELPEEDSTAVAEVAISPAEEVRAEQLVNDVMAEFQADAQPMPDQGDGAVELSDDSADGADPSATFSSDIKL, from the coding sequence TTGAAGGGCCGCGGTTCCGACCGCTTCCGTGATGCTGGCTCAGATTCTGGACGCGACGGTGGCCGCGATAGCGGTAGGGGCCGTTTTGCCGGACGTCGCGAGGATCCGCGCGGCGGTCGCAAACCGTTCTCCCGCGATCGCGATCAGGCCAAGCCGATTGCCGTTGAGGTTCCGGTCGGCGAAGCCGAACGGTTCAACGCCTATCCCGCCGATGACTTGATCTGGGGCCGCCACGCTGCCCAGGCAGCCCTGGAGAGCGGCCGTCCGGTGCATCGCATCTGGTGTACCCCTGAGATGCGCTTCCAGCCCCGCTTCCTTCAGTTGCTGCGCGAGGCCAAGTCTGGCGGGGTGTTGGTGGAGGAAGTCACCTGGTCACGCCTGGGCCAGCTGACCAATGGAGCGGTTCACCAGGGCATCGTCATGCAGGCCGCTGCGGCCGACACCCTGGACCTGGGCAGCCTGATCGACGGTTGTCGTGATCTGGGCGAACCGCCCCTGTTGATGGCCCTTGATGGCATCACTGATCCTCACAATCTCGGGGCGATCGTTCGCAGTGCTGAAGCCCTGGGGGCCCACGGCCTTGTCCTGCCCCAACGGCGTAGTGCGGGGCTGACCGGTTCGGTCGCCAAGGTGGCAGCGGGTGCTTTGGAGCACCTACCCGTGGCCCGTGTGGTCAATTTGAACCGAGCCCTCGACAGCCTCAAGAACGAGGGTTATCGCGTCATCGGTCTCGCCGGTGAGGGCAGCGTTGCCCTCAGTGAGGCTGATCTCGATGGTCCCTTGGTGGTGGTGACTGGCTCGGAAGGCGATGGCCTCTCGATGTTGACCCGCAAGCACTGCGATCAGCTGGTGCGGATCCCGATCCGGGGTGCAACCCCCAGCCTGAACGCCTCGGTGGCCACCGCGATGGTGCTCTACGAGGTCGCTCGCCGCAGTTGGATGCAGAAGATCTCCGGAGCCGCTCCTGCTCCTCGCATTGTGCGTCCGCAGATGCCCACGCCTCCTCCGCTGGAACTCCCCGAAGAGGACAGCACGGCCGTAGCCGAAGTGGCGATCAGCCCTGCCGAGGAGGTCCGGGCTGAACAGCTCGTGAACGATGTCATGGCTGAGTTCCAGGCTGATGCCCAACCCATGCCGGATCAGGGGGATGGGGCCGTTGAGCTTTCGGATGACTCCGCTGATGGGGCCGATCCCTCCGCGACGTTCTCCTCCGACATCAAGCTCTAA
- a CDS encoding STAS domain-containing protein, giving the protein MTVSLRGGFEQQDGCLLFSFTGQLDAYSEKQFLAFINDHLTSTPQPLVIDLSKIDFIDSSGLGALVQFAKHCNDQKIQFLVVGNARVVQTVKLVRLEEFLHLQPDLNTALGSIAA; this is encoded by the coding sequence TTGACCGTCTCTCTACGCGGTGGTTTTGAACAGCAGGACGGTTGTCTTCTGTTCAGCTTCACCGGGCAGTTGGATGCCTACTCCGAGAAGCAATTTCTCGCCTTCATCAACGACCACCTCACCAGCACCCCCCAGCCGCTGGTGATTGACCTGAGCAAGATCGACTTCATCGATTCATCTGGTCTCGGTGCTCTCGTGCAGTTCGCCAAGCACTGCAACGACCAGAAGATCCAGTTTTTGGTGGTCGGTAACGCGAGGGTCGTCCAGACGGTGAAACTGGTAAGGCTTGAGGAGTTCCTCCATCTCCAGCCCGACCTCAACACTGCCCTCGGATCAATCGCAGCCTGA